The following proteins are co-located in the Manihot esculenta cultivar AM560-2 chromosome 7, M.esculenta_v8, whole genome shotgun sequence genome:
- the LOC110618512 gene encoding peroxidase P7 produces the protein MASYNLLLFFLVAACAFAVANGKLSPDYYSSMCPKASSIVQKGVVAAIKKETRMGASLLRLHFHDCFVNGCDGSVLLDDNATFIGEKTAVPNNNSIRGFDVIDDIKAKVEKACPGVVSCADIVALAARDSTVYLGGPFWEVELGRRDSLTASRALANTSIPAPTSNLSDQIKSYAAQGLSLKDLVALSGSHTVGLARCTTFRGHIYNDSDIDPCFAKSLQQICPRSGKDSVLAPLDLQTPTCFDNLYYKNLLERKGLLHSDQELFNGNSADSLVRKYASNPSAFFKDFARAMVKMGNIKPLTGSQGEVRKNCRKVN, from the exons ATGGCTTCTTACAACCTTCTGTTGTTCTTTCTGGTTGCTGCTTGTGCATTTGCTGTCGCTAATGGCAAGCTATCCCCGGATTATTACTCGTCTATGTGCCCGAAAGCGTCGTCTATTGTTCAGAAAGGAGTTGTAGCAGCAATAAAGAAGGAAACAAGAATGGGAGCATCTTTGCTCAGATTGCATTTTCATGACTGTTTTGTGAAT GGCTGCGACGGTTCCGTCCTGTTAGATGATAATGCCACCTTCATAGGGGAGAAAACTGCTGTTCCTAACAATAACTCAATTAGAGGatttgatgttattgatgacaTTAAAGCTAAGGTAGAAAAAGCTTGTCCTGGCGTTGTGTCCTGTGCTGATATTGTCGCCCTGGCAGCTCGAGACTCGACTGTTTAT TTGGGTGGTCCATTTTGGGAGGTTGAGTTGGGAAGAAGAGATTCTCTCACTGCAAGCAGGGCACTCGCAAATACTTCCATCCCTGCACCTACTTCTAATCTGAGTGATCAGATAAAAAGCTACGCTGCTCAGGGCCTCTCTTTGAAAGACTTGGTGGCTCTTTCAG GTTCACACACCGTAGGCTTAGCCAGGTGCACAACATTTCGAGGGCACATATACAACGATTCTGATATTGATCCTTGCTTCGCCAAGTCATTGCAGCAGATATGCCCAAGAAGTGGGAAAGATAGTGTTCTTGCACCCCTTGATCTCCAAACACCAACCTGTTTTGATAATCTGTACTACAAGAACTTGTTGGAACGGAAGGGTCTTCTCCACTCAGACCAAGAACTCTTCAATGGCAATTCTGCTGATTCCCTAGTTAGAAAATATGCAAGTAACCCTTCTGCCTTTTTCAAGGACTTTGCCAGAGCTATGGTTAAGATGGGCAACATTAAGCCCCTCACAGGAAGCCAGGGAGAGGTAAGAAAAAATTGCAGAAAAGTCAATTGA
- the LOC110618513 gene encoding putative protein TPRXL, with protein sequence MEAKSRRRTRRPLSDCTNSIDSLNTSQSSSTSTKHSSSIIKPSKFLPTTTTKPTETQKQSTTGCTPQNDNPPSNPSTVSLSTPPRAGTASHKVSEPCSVYTRRQSADKRKSKGKEVAVPMSCFPAVKTRCTRGEGNEGGVTKLSKSCTLPSKKKRRQTKEDGASHALPQDFIEQQRAYFAEIDAFELPEEEVTSVDDLD encoded by the exons ATGGAAGctaaaagcagaagaagaactaGAAGGCCGCTTTCGGACTGCACTAACTCCATTGATTCTCTAAACACTTCTCAATCTTCTTCAACCTCTACCAAACATTCCTCTTCTATTATCAAACCCAGTAAATTCTTACCCACAACCACTACCAAACCAACAGAAACCCAAAAGCAATCAACCACTGGATGCACCCCTCAAAACGACAACCCCCCATCAAACCCTAGTACCGTTTCTCTTTCCACGCCTCCTCGGGCTG GTACTGCCAGTCATAAGGTTTCTGAGCCATGTTCAGTTTACACTCGGAGACAATCTGCAGATAAGAGGAAAAGTAAAGGGAAGGAGGTTGCTGTACCCATGAGTTGCTTTCCTGCAGTAAAGACTCGATGTACTAG GGGTGAAGGGAATGAAGGTGGAGTTACAAAGCTATCCAAATCCTGTACATTGCcttccaaaaag AAGCGACGCCAGACTAAGGAAGATGGTGCCAGTCATGCCTTGCCACAGGATTTTATCGAGCAGCAAAGAGCTTACTTTGCAGAAATTGATGCTTTTGAGCTGCCAGAGGAGGAAGTTACTTCAGTTGATGACTTGGACTGA
- the LOC110619475 gene encoding protein NRT1/ PTR FAMILY 5.1 isoform X2 — MMEKGMMLLTMTVSLKFMKPTCINGVCNKASSSQIAFFYSALYAIAIGAGGTKPNISTFGADQFDDFDPQEKKLKVSFFNWWMFSSFLGALFATICLVYIQENLGWGLGYGIPTVGLLLSLFIFYLGTPLYRHKVRKTKSPARDLIQVPIAAFRNRKLPLPNDPSELHEFEQQHYIDSGKRQVHHTLVFRCLDKAAIKNINTSASSPPCTVTQVEGTKLVLGMIMIWLVTLIPSTIWAQINTLFVKQGTTLDRSLGSNFKIPAASLGSFVTLSMLLSVPMYDRWFVPFMRKKTGNPRGITLLQRLGIGFVIQVTAIAIAYAVEVRRMHVIRLHHSMGPKEIVPMSIFWLLPQYVLIGIADVFNAIGLLEFFYDQSPEDMQSLGTTFFTSGIGVGNFLNSFLVTMVDKITGRGGGKSWIGNNLNDCHLDYYYGFLLIVSTLNLGAFVWASSRFIYKKEIIKVNEGEEKTLDTSPLGLQV; from the exons ATGATGGAAAAA GGAATGATGCTATTAACAATGACTGTTTCACTAAAGTTCATGAAGCCAACATGCATAAATGGAGTATGCAACAAGGCTTCTTCTTCACAAATTGCATTCTTCTACTCAGCTCTCTATGCTATAGCGATAGGAGCAGGAGGGACAAAGCCTAACATATCAACTTTTGGTGCAGACCAGTTTGATGATTTTGACCCCCAAGAAAAAAAGCTTAAAGTCTCATTCTTCAACTGGTGGATGTTTAGCTCCTTTCTGGGTGCTCTATTTGCCACTATTTGTCTCGTTTACATCCAAGAGAACTTGGGATGGGGTTTAGGGTATGGTATCCCTACAGTTGGCCTGCTACTATCCCTATTTATATTCTATTTAGGGACTCCACTTTACAGGCACAAAGTTAGAAAGACTAAGAGCCCTGCAAGGGATCTAATTCAAGTCCCTATTGCTGCCTTTAGAAATAGGAAGCTTCCGCTCCCTAATGATCCCTCAGAGCTTCATGAGTTTGAACAACAACATTATATTGATAGTGGAAAACGGCAAGTCCATCACACTCTAGTATTCAG GTGCTTGGACAAAGCtgcaataaaaaatataaacacaAGTGCTTCAAGTCCACCCTGCACAGTGACTCAAGTGGAAGGAACCAAGCTTGTCCTTGGGATGATAATGATATGGCTAGTGACCTTAATTCCAAGCACCATATGGGCTCAAATCAACACCCTTTTTGTCAAACAAGGCACCACCTTGGACCGTAGCCTTGGGTCCAACTTTAAGATCCCAGCTGCTTCACTAGGGAGCTTTGTGACACTCTCCATGCTTCTCTCTGTTCCAATGTATGACCGTTGGTTTGTTCCTTTCATGCGAAAGAAAACTGGGAACCCAAGAGGAATCACACTTCTTCAAAGGCTTGGAATTGGATTTGTGATCCAAGTTACTGCCATTGCAATCGCTTATGCAGTTGAAGTTAGAAGAATGCATGTGATAAGGCTACACCACAGCATGGGGCCAAAAGAAATTGTCCCCATGAGCATATTTTGGCTATTGCCTCAATATGTTCTAATAGGAATTGCAGATGTGTTTAATGCAATTGGGTTGCTAGAATTCTTCTATGATCAATCTCCTGAAGACATGCAAAGCCTTGGAACCACTTTCTTCACTAGTGGGATTGGAGTTGGGAACTTCTTGAACAGCTTCTTAGTGACAATGGTTGATAAGATCACAGGAAGAGGAGGAGGCAAGAGTTGGATTGGTAACAACTTGAATGATTGCCACTTAGATTACTATTATGGATTCCTTTTGATTGTATCAACTCTGAACTTGGGAGCCTTTGTGTGGGCATCAAGTAGATTCATATACAAGAAGGAAATCATAAAGGTGAATGAAGGTGAAGAGAAGACCTTGGACACATCCCCTCTAGGTTTACAAGTATAA
- the LOC110619475 gene encoding protein NRT1/ PTR FAMILY 5.1 isoform X1 has product MESKGYTQDGTVDLRGRPVLASKTGKWKACAFLVGYEAFERMAFYGIASNLVNYLTTQLHEDTVASVRNVNNWSGSVWITPILGAYIADTYLGRYWTFTVSSLLYVMGMMLLTMTVSLKFMKPTCINGVCNKASSSQIAFFYSALYAIAIGAGGTKPNISTFGADQFDDFDPQEKKLKVSFFNWWMFSSFLGALFATICLVYIQENLGWGLGYGIPTVGLLLSLFIFYLGTPLYRHKVRKTKSPARDLIQVPIAAFRNRKLPLPNDPSELHEFEQQHYIDSGKRQVHHTLVFRCLDKAAIKNINTSASSPPCTVTQVEGTKLVLGMIMIWLVTLIPSTIWAQINTLFVKQGTTLDRSLGSNFKIPAASLGSFVTLSMLLSVPMYDRWFVPFMRKKTGNPRGITLLQRLGIGFVIQVTAIAIAYAVEVRRMHVIRLHHSMGPKEIVPMSIFWLLPQYVLIGIADVFNAIGLLEFFYDQSPEDMQSLGTTFFTSGIGVGNFLNSFLVTMVDKITGRGGGKSWIGNNLNDCHLDYYYGFLLIVSTLNLGAFVWASSRFIYKKEIIKVNEGEEKTLDTSPLGLQV; this is encoded by the exons ATGGAGTCCAAAGGCTATACCCAAGATGGCACTGTTGATCTTCGTGGCCGTCCTGTTCTTGCTTCCAAAACTGGCAAATGGAAAGCTTGTGCCTTTCTAGTTG GGTATGAAGCATTTGAGAGGATGGCTTTCTATGGAATAGCTTCAAATTTAGTTAATTACTTGACAACCCAACTTCATGAAGACACAGTTGCATCAGTGAGGAATGTGAACAACTGGTCAGGATCTGTGTGGATCACGCCAATTCTTGGTGCTTACATAGCAGATACTTACTTGGGTCGATATTGGACTTTCACTGTATCTTCTCTTTTATATGTCATG GGAATGATGCTATTAACAATGACTGTTTCACTAAAGTTCATGAAGCCAACATGCATAAATGGAGTATGCAACAAGGCTTCTTCTTCACAAATTGCATTCTTCTACTCAGCTCTCTATGCTATAGCGATAGGAGCAGGAGGGACAAAGCCTAACATATCAACTTTTGGTGCAGACCAGTTTGATGATTTTGACCCCCAAGAAAAAAAGCTTAAAGTCTCATTCTTCAACTGGTGGATGTTTAGCTCCTTTCTGGGTGCTCTATTTGCCACTATTTGTCTCGTTTACATCCAAGAGAACTTGGGATGGGGTTTAGGGTATGGTATCCCTACAGTTGGCCTGCTACTATCCCTATTTATATTCTATTTAGGGACTCCACTTTACAGGCACAAAGTTAGAAAGACTAAGAGCCCTGCAAGGGATCTAATTCAAGTCCCTATTGCTGCCTTTAGAAATAGGAAGCTTCCGCTCCCTAATGATCCCTCAGAGCTTCATGAGTTTGAACAACAACATTATATTGATAGTGGAAAACGGCAAGTCCATCACACTCTAGTATTCAG GTGCTTGGACAAAGCtgcaataaaaaatataaacacaAGTGCTTCAAGTCCACCCTGCACAGTGACTCAAGTGGAAGGAACCAAGCTTGTCCTTGGGATGATAATGATATGGCTAGTGACCTTAATTCCAAGCACCATATGGGCTCAAATCAACACCCTTTTTGTCAAACAAGGCACCACCTTGGACCGTAGCCTTGGGTCCAACTTTAAGATCCCAGCTGCTTCACTAGGGAGCTTTGTGACACTCTCCATGCTTCTCTCTGTTCCAATGTATGACCGTTGGTTTGTTCCTTTCATGCGAAAGAAAACTGGGAACCCAAGAGGAATCACACTTCTTCAAAGGCTTGGAATTGGATTTGTGATCCAAGTTACTGCCATTGCAATCGCTTATGCAGTTGAAGTTAGAAGAATGCATGTGATAAGGCTACACCACAGCATGGGGCCAAAAGAAATTGTCCCCATGAGCATATTTTGGCTATTGCCTCAATATGTTCTAATAGGAATTGCAGATGTGTTTAATGCAATTGGGTTGCTAGAATTCTTCTATGATCAATCTCCTGAAGACATGCAAAGCCTTGGAACCACTTTCTTCACTAGTGGGATTGGAGTTGGGAACTTCTTGAACAGCTTCTTAGTGACAATGGTTGATAAGATCACAGGAAGAGGAGGAGGCAAGAGTTGGATTGGTAACAACTTGAATGATTGCCACTTAGATTACTATTATGGATTCCTTTTGATTGTATCAACTCTGAACTTGGGAGCCTTTGTGTGGGCATCAAGTAGATTCATATACAAGAAGGAAATCATAAAGGTGAATGAAGGTGAAGAGAAGACCTTGGACACATCCCCTCTAGGTTTACAAGTATAA